One part of the Fibrobacter sp. UWR4 genome encodes these proteins:
- a CDS encoding biopolymer transporter ExbD — protein MSFIRKRTRDAGGIDVSPMLDMVFILLIFFIVTSTFTRETGVDVTKPKASSAKELAKESILIGVTRQGTIHINETQVNLSTLNTVLRQMMAEAPDRPVIIVSDRDAPNGVVVDILDECNIAKVRKVSISANKEE, from the coding sequence ATGAGTTTTATCCGTAAACGTACTCGTGACGCCGGCGGCATCGACGTCTCTCCGATGCTGGACATGGTGTTCATCTTGCTGATCTTCTTTATCGTTACCTCCACCTTCACCCGCGAAACCGGTGTGGACGTGACGAAGCCCAAGGCTAGCTCCGCCAAGGAACTGGCCAAGGAAAGCATTCTGATTGGTGTGACCCGCCAGGGAACCATCCATATTAACGAAACCCAGGTGAACCTTTCCACCCTCAATACGGTGCTGCGCCAGATGATGGCCGAGGCTCCCGATCGTCCCGTGATTATTGTCAGCGATCGTGATGCTCCCAACGGTGTGGTGGTGGACATTCTGGATGAATGTAACATTGCAAAGGTCCGCAAGGTTTCCATCTCCGCAAACAAGGAAGAATAA
- a CDS encoding LysM peptidoglycan-binding domain-containing protein has translation MILGRSKFFLALALLASLFVACAPRQNALAHSSHSQSSETEPAVVVQPVLEDSVTVLQVKESPVDPAIILAEEDTAFVQPSWKSFRFAVQAMEEMQWVAAKRYLDLAQRQIAQEAKKATPEDSLYFAEMPFMLKLADDEVLINCPEAAKLAAESALEDVETIDVDMADDTALFRLEKFLDTLDVSQFTLPVEFNDRVVQEIYYLTGKARNFIASSLNRKTAFDSLIYAKIEEAKMPRDLIYLSLVESGFKVRAYSRAKASGLWQFIPETGKRYGVDVDFWLDQRRNPEMATEAALKYLKDLYGYFGDWQLAMAAYNCGEGRVRRLIRELKADSTRDTTKAITYWDLQLPSETMHYVPRILAAMVIGHFPEHYDIEIKPQKLSPYDTVTVYDSFGLDEIAKAIKVKPDTLRNLNAELIMGFTPPNRESYVLRIPVGKRDLFVKNYDKIEKNNFSGWVHHKVKKGESLGKIASLYKVKVADIQQANDMRNMKVRAGKTLLIPIRMAGESSSGSSSKKGGKAKTYIVKLGDNLGTIARKFNVDQNNIRIWNDMDAASVVGVGDTIYVSKPDLKPSSGKGERPTPPLSKSRKYVVQSGDSYGTISQMFGVPVGTILLANKGFTKRLAVGDSVFIPKYTRKLPQAPAQAVVVPEVPPKSEPAKQSSGKVEPVAKGDSKAPAVKPGEKLSVYTVEPGDNLGYISMLFGMSVSRIQELNNLGKSVDIRVGQKLYVVGDKKDVKTDPKAGAKADPKNADKKPEPKKPAESFRQHTVKRGESLWDISRQYQVTIEEIVKWNELPDTKIREGMTLKIKK, from the coding sequence GTGATCCTCGGTCGTAGCAAGTTTTTCCTGGCGCTAGCTCTCCTGGCGTCCTTATTTGTCGCATGTGCACCAAGGCAGAACGCCTTGGCGCATTCTTCGCATTCTCAGAGTTCCGAAACTGAACCCGCAGTAGTGGTTCAGCCTGTACTGGAAGATTCCGTAACTGTTTTGCAGGTAAAGGAATCCCCCGTAGATCCGGCCATCATTCTTGCGGAAGAGGATACCGCTTTCGTCCAGCCTTCCTGGAAGAGTTTCCGCTTTGCGGTCCAGGCCATGGAAGAAATGCAGTGGGTGGCCGCAAAACGTTACCTTGATCTAGCCCAACGTCAGATTGCGCAGGAAGCCAAGAAGGCTACCCCGGAGGATTCCCTCTATTTTGCGGAAATGCCCTTCATGCTGAAGTTGGCGGATGACGAAGTCCTGATCAACTGCCCCGAAGCCGCAAAGCTTGCTGCTGAATCCGCTTTGGAAGATGTGGAAACCATCGACGTGGACATGGCGGACGATACCGCACTCTTCCGTCTGGAAAAATTCCTGGATACGTTGGACGTCTCCCAGTTTACACTGCCGGTCGAATTCAATGATCGTGTGGTGCAAGAAATCTACTACCTGACGGGGAAGGCAAGAAACTTCATCGCCAGCTCCTTGAATCGCAAGACCGCCTTCGACTCCTTGATCTATGCAAAGATCGAAGAAGCCAAGATGCCTCGTGACCTGATCTATCTGTCCCTGGTGGAATCCGGCTTCAAGGTTCGTGCATACAGCCGCGCCAAGGCGTCCGGCCTGTGGCAGTTCATTCCGGAAACAGGTAAGCGTTATGGTGTGGATGTGGACTTCTGGCTGGACCAGCGCCGCAATCCCGAAATGGCCACGGAAGCTGCCCTCAAGTACCTGAAGGATCTGTATGGATACTTCGGCGACTGGCAGTTGGCTATGGCTGCCTACAACTGCGGCGAAGGACGCGTCCGTCGCTTGATTCGCGAACTGAAGGCTGACTCCACCCGCGACACGACTAAGGCCATTACTTACTGGGATCTGCAGCTCCCTTCCGAAACCATGCATTACGTGCCCCGTATCCTTGCGGCCATGGTCATCGGTCATTTCCCGGAACATTACGATATTGAAATCAAGCCCCAGAAGCTCTCTCCCTACGATACCGTAACGGTCTATGATTCCTTCGGTCTGGATGAAATCGCCAAGGCCATTAAGGTGAAGCCCGATACCCTGAGAAACTTGAATGCGGAACTGATCATGGGATTTACGCCGCCGAACCGAGAATCCTACGTCCTGCGAATTCCTGTAGGCAAGCGCGACCTGTTCGTCAAGAATTACGACAAGATCGAAAAGAACAACTTCTCCGGCTGGGTCCATCACAAGGTAAAGAAGGGCGAAAGCCTGGGTAAGATCGCTTCCCTCTATAAGGTGAAGGTGGCCGATATCCAGCAGGCAAACGACATGCGCAACATGAAGGTCCGCGCAGGTAAGACGTTGCTCATTCCTATTCGTATGGCTGGAGAGTCTTCCTCCGGCTCTAGCTCCAAGAAGGGCGGTAAGGCAAAGACTTACATTGTCAAGCTGGGGGACAACCTGGGTACTATCGCCCGCAAGTTCAATGTGGACCAGAACAACATCCGAATCTGGAACGATATGGATGCCGCTTCTGTCGTAGGCGTCGGGGATACCATCTATGTTTCCAAGCCTGACTTGAAGCCGTCTTCCGGAAAGGGCGAAAGACCTACGCCTCCTCTGAGCAAGAGCCGCAAGTATGTGGTTCAGTCCGGCGATAGCTACGGAACCATTTCCCAAATGTTCGGAGTCCCCGTGGGAACGATCCTCCTTGCAAACAAGGGCTTCACCAAGCGCCTTGCCGTAGGCGATTCCGTCTTTATTCCTAAGTACACCCGCAAGCTTCCGCAGGCTCCTGCACAGGCTGTAGTTGTACCCGAAGTTCCCCCTAAGTCCGAACCAGCCAAGCAGTCTTCCGGTAAGGTGGAGCCCGTTGCCAAGGGCGATTCCAAGGCTCCTGCCGTAAAGCCCGGGGAAAAGCTTTCCGTCTATACGGTGGAACCGGGGGACAACCTGGGTTACATCTCTATGTTGTTCGGAATGTCCGTTTCCCGCATTCAGGAATTGAATAATCTGGGCAAGTCTGTAGATATCCGTGTGGGCCAGAAGCTTTACGTGGTGGGAGACAAGAAGGATGTAAAGACCGATCCGAAGGCCGGTGCGAAGGCGGATCCCAAGAACGCGGACAAGAAGCCTGAACCGAAAAAGCCTGCAGAATCCTTCCGTCAGCACACGGTCAAGAGGGGCGAAAGCCTCTGGGATATTTCCAGGCAGTATCAGGTGACCATCGAGGAAATCGTCAAGTGGAATGAACTTCCCGATACGAAAATCCGCGAAGGCATGACCCTGAAAATCAAGAAATAG
- a CDS encoding MotA/TolQ/ExbB proton channel family protein — protein sequence MDQNSILEAAFGILFRGGWVLAPIFALGWFGWFLMIERYGYYFMLRGKSVSGFWSTLKKKGEDEAFKKLSRRRFGYFYALVCDVRNYRDQGPVAVRNAMEATRHRISLNLSRSLKTISTCAALAPMMGLLGTVSGMVHTFETIQLFGFGNPVLLADGISEALLTTQAGLLVAFPLMLAYNYLSSRVEIVEDEAWSEALKFESYVFDPEHHSETSLRHSERSEESSEVTK from the coding sequence GTGGATCAAAATTCCATTCTCGAAGCGGCCTTCGGCATCCTCTTTAGAGGCGGCTGGGTGCTTGCCCCGATCTTTGCATTGGGGTGGTTCGGCTGGTTTTTGATGATCGAACGTTATGGCTATTACTTTATGCTGCGTGGCAAGTCCGTATCCGGTTTCTGGAGTACCCTGAAAAAGAAGGGGGAGGACGAAGCCTTTAAGAAACTGTCCCGCCGTCGTTTCGGATATTTCTACGCGTTGGTCTGTGACGTTCGTAATTATAGGGATCAAGGTCCTGTTGCTGTGCGCAATGCCATGGAAGCCACTCGCCATCGTATTTCCTTAAATCTGTCCAGATCCTTAAAAACTATTTCCACTTGCGCCGCTCTTGCTCCCATGATGGGATTGCTGGGAACGGTTTCTGGCATGGTTCATACTTTCGAAACCATTCAGCTTTTTGGCTTTGGAAATCCTGTACTTTTGGCTGACGGTATTTCCGAAGCCTTGCTTACCACTCAGGCGGGCCTGTTGGTTGCTTTCCCCCTGATGCTGGCCTACAACTACCTGTCTAGCCGCGTGGAAATCGTGGAAGACGAGGCCTGGAGCGAAGCCCTGAAATTTGAATCTTATGTGTTTGATCCTGAACATCATTCAGAAACGTCTCTTCGTCATTCTGAACGAAGTGAAGAATCCAGTGAGGTAACAAAATGA
- a CDS encoding energy transducer TonB, which produces MKHFSLTDFIAKYLRYPIALVVSFVVSAVFFLAIPVLNVLLFDKGVKTEKELEAVTEVEVLVSEKKPEVKQKVIRTIVNPNPFKISSNMGVGRSQNFQMDLSLARGAAGDGVAVGTGGMENVVYEAGEVDEQAQVLREIQPKFPERAKRMGINGYVKVLIVIDVYGDVAQTQILTQEPAGYGFDTEVLNAVRQWKFSPAQLGGFPVAQKATKEFRFVK; this is translated from the coding sequence ATGAAGCACTTCTCTTTAACAGATTTCATCGCAAAGTACCTGCGCTATCCCATAGCGTTGGTGGTTTCCTTTGTGGTAAGTGCTGTATTCTTCCTGGCGATTCCGGTTCTGAACGTTCTGTTATTTGACAAGGGTGTAAAGACTGAAAAGGAACTGGAGGCGGTGACCGAAGTGGAAGTCCTTGTCAGCGAGAAAAAGCCCGAAGTCAAGCAGAAGGTGATTCGCACCATCGTGAACCCCAATCCCTTCAAGATTTCCTCCAACATGGGGGTGGGCCGTTCCCAGAATTTCCAGATGGACTTGTCCCTTGCCCGTGGTGCTGCTGGTGATGGCGTTGCCGTTGGTACAGGCGGTATGGAAAACGTGGTCTACGAAGCCGGTGAAGTGGATGAACAGGCTCAGGTTCTCCGTGAAATTCAGCCCAAGTTCCCGGAACGCGCAAAGCGTATGGGCATTAACGGCTACGTAAAGGTCCTGATTGTGATTGACGTTTATGGCGATGTGGCCCAGACTCAGATTCTGACACAGGAACCTGCTGGTTATGGCTTTGATACGGAAGTTCTGAATGCCGTACGTCAATGGAAGTTTAGTCCCGCTCAGCTGGGCGGATTCCCTGTAGCGCAGAAGGCTACAAAGGAGTTCCGCTTTGTTAAGTAG
- a CDS encoding DUF3450 family protein, translated as MKFSLLTKMFLCLCLTGVFANAQETVESVRRQIKAVEAEAAREKSMHDTEKKRHAEFIEVGRKKVQALSSQNKTLKAEIDSLKAELKNLADARQKAAGTVRYFENRKAKYGESLAKVIDSLAPIFESDFPYRNEEVVNSVKEIANQLHKNLIEADDGLNRTLEIFYDRIRLGYTTEVWKGFLQVGNRNVAGTFLRYGAVASIFVSNDGNDVLWLSKNGNSYTWNNVSDDLAMRTALKDVMKVAEGKTAPKLVTIPVVVLPKEAK; from the coding sequence ATGAAATTCTCCCTATTGACGAAGATGTTCCTTTGCCTGTGCTTGACTGGCGTTTTTGCCAATGCACAGGAAACTGTGGAAAGTGTCCGTCGCCAGATCAAGGCGGTGGAGGCCGAAGCAGCCCGCGAAAAATCCATGCATGATACCGAAAAGAAGCGTCACGCTGAATTTATCGAAGTAGGCCGCAAGAAGGTTCAGGCATTGTCCTCCCAGAACAAGACCTTGAAGGCCGAAATCGACTCCTTGAAGGCGGAACTGAAGAATCTGGCTGATGCACGTCAGAAGGCTGCTGGCACGGTCCGCTACTTCGAAAACAGAAAGGCGAAGTATGGCGAGTCCCTGGCGAAGGTCATCGATTCTCTCGCTCCCATCTTTGAGTCCGACTTCCCGTATAGGAATGAGGAAGTGGTCAATAGCGTCAAGGAAATTGCCAACCAGCTTCATAAGAACCTGATTGAAGCTGACGACGGCTTGAACCGTACTCTCGAAATTTTCTATGACCGAATTCGTCTCGGTTACACCACCGAAGTGTGGAAGGGATTCCTCCAGGTGGGTAATCGCAATGTGGCAGGAACGTTCCTCCGTTACGGTGCTGTTGCTTCTATCTTCGTCAGCAACGACGGTAACGATGTTCTCTGGCTTTCCAAGAATGGCAACAGCTACACCTGGAACAATGTGTCCGACGACCTGGCCATGCGTACCGCCCTGAAGGACGTGATGAAGGTGGCCGAAGGAAAGACCGCTCCCAAGCTGGTGACCATTCCTGTGGTCGTTCTTCCCAAGGAGGCTAAGTAA
- a CDS encoding MotA/TolQ/ExbB proton channel family protein: MMFLNLRKFIAPMAVAAVLCAAPSFAQKNGETIDAVKKRAELNSAKADLEEARKKRDMAVAARWKDRETANQEREMFNEKYNENKEKVDALMSERARLFEDVRVAREDLAQVKLQAEKARAEYLSLAAGPERLETLAKFQEQGIPFKVAERVESQNRVKKEMGLYRDDPVRIAKSILKVAQEEMAFTREIQMERAELVFGDVVAEGYRLRMGGLYAMQMANSAMDSLGNRPSALMLPVSGEKKRVFSWQENLTPETKTDVSKVFDHAVDSAYVNVPVDVLLSTELSSELANHQETTWKDELTTFFKNGGILMYPIVTLFGLGLLIVVWRLLWLLIFGFGGFGARRTLKALEKGDIEKARVESKKAHGKVGKVLKTILTKEYGGRAAAEKALEEVFSAEVPKIESGLTWVSVFAATAPLLGLLGTVMGMIELFDVITMHGTSDPKLLAGGISIALVTTEAGLIVAIPLQLLHTFLANRADALRGRMEKAGLAVLNALWIKEK, translated from the coding sequence ATGATGTTCCTTAACCTTCGTAAATTTATCGCCCCCATGGCTGTGGCAGCAGTTTTGTGTGCTGCTCCCTCTTTCGCGCAGAAGAATGGCGAAACCATCGATGCCGTCAAGAAGCGTGCCGAACTGAACAGCGCCAAGGCAGACCTGGAAGAAGCCCGCAAGAAACGTGACATGGCTGTTGCCGCCCGTTGGAAGGATCGCGAAACTGCAAATCAGGAACGCGAGATGTTCAACGAGAAGTACAATGAAAACAAGGAAAAGGTGGACGCCCTCATGAGTGAACGTGCCCGCCTTTTCGAGGACGTTCGTGTTGCCCGTGAAGACCTGGCGCAGGTAAAATTACAGGCGGAAAAGGCTCGTGCGGAATACTTGTCCTTGGCCGCAGGCCCGGAACGTCTGGAAACTCTGGCTAAGTTCCAGGAACAGGGCATTCCCTTCAAGGTTGCAGAACGTGTAGAATCCCAGAACCGAGTCAAGAAGGAAATGGGACTGTACCGCGATGACCCTGTCCGTATTGCGAAGTCCATCCTGAAAGTTGCCCAGGAGGAAATGGCCTTCACTCGTGAAATCCAGATGGAACGTGCGGAACTTGTCTTTGGCGATGTGGTTGCCGAAGGTTATCGCCTGCGTATGGGCGGCCTCTATGCCATGCAGATGGCTAACTCCGCCATGGATTCCCTGGGGAATCGTCCCAGCGCATTGATGCTTCCCGTATCTGGCGAAAAGAAGCGTGTCTTTAGCTGGCAGGAAAACTTGACTCCGGAAACCAAGACCGATGTTTCCAAGGTCTTTGACCATGCGGTGGATTCCGCCTATGTGAACGTCCCGGTGGATGTGCTCCTCAGTACGGAACTTTCCTCTGAACTTGCCAACCATCAGGAAACCACCTGGAAGGATGAACTGACCACCTTCTTCAAGAACGGTGGCATCCTCATGTATCCCATTGTGACCTTGTTTGGTCTGGGCCTTCTGATTGTGGTCTGGCGCCTGCTGTGGCTCCTGATCTTTGGCTTTGGCGGTTTCGGTGCACGCAGGACTTTGAAGGCTCTTGAAAAGGGTGACATCGAAAAGGCCCGTGTCGAAAGCAAGAAGGCTCATGGCAAGGTGGGGAAGGTCCTGAAGACGATCCTTACCAAGGAATATGGTGGCCGCGCCGCTGCTGAAAAGGCCCTGGAGGAAGTATTCTCTGCAGAAGTTCCCAAGATTGAATCCGGTCTGACCTGGGTTTCCGTCTTTGCGGCGACAGCTCCGCTTCTGGGCTTGCTGGGTACCGTGATGGGTATGATCGAGTTGTTCGACGTCATTACCATGCATGGCACTTCCGATCCCAAGCTCCTGGCCGGCGGTATTTCTATCGCTCTTGTGACTACGGAAGCGGGCCTTATTGTGGCTATTCCTCTCCAGCTGTTGCATACGTTCCTTGCAAACCGTGCGGATGCCCTTCGCGGTCGCATGGAAAAGGCTGGCCTTGCAGTTCTGAACGCATTGTGGATTAAGGAAAAGTAG
- a CDS encoding thrombospondin type 3 repeat-containing protein, which produces MKFSPSILLFSAAAVFAQVAPLQSISGIHVPSAKTNDKGFLYISGSYSMISDGNPLSIGGIYTDNVGNQVELNSKAPSNDENFYVSFSPLDNFEFGLDVPVHYDGEINGTTLDGFALGDMELTAKWSINAFERIIFGVSGEFLLPTGSKNKGFRPRHSWHINFDEESYAYTAGNWGIGANLHLSAELNKYLTLNSYAGVLKIHDNLENYILWGAGLVITPIKLVSINLEVSGETPIKMHDVLDYIRSSPLRMTPAMRLNLPNYTYLTISSDVGINYFKDYKKFGRNILLKSGDNEMHFQVAGTPDISIAVTASKMFNLSWSDSDGDGVIDRKDLCSNTAPGMAVNSRGCPVDEDQDGVMNIVDLCLGTMRGLAVDFNGCPLDLDHDGVYDYMDKCLDTPEGFAVDGDGCTKDSDHDGVDDNNDKCPNSRPGEKSDEFGCSLDTDHDGVTNDKDQCPDTPEGISIDDVGCPLDFDKDGVPNDFDKCPDSEPGEKVNSWGCPSDMDEDGVPDAKDSCPDTPKGMTVDETGCRLDQDKDGIFDEDDKCANTPEGAPVDKYGCPTDSDGDGVPDWADHCMGSLPTVKTDENGCPLNSKLNFNDIAKRVRFKSRDSVLYNSSYTALNDIVAYMREYPIGLMIQCIVDDDFDDTARLARQRMETILNYLIDKGIRKERIFIQEDKERDVDTNKKGKTGVISLTPVVMQDDNLLN; this is translated from the coding sequence ATGAAGTTTTCACCCTCCATTCTGCTTTTTTCTGCGGCAGCTGTCTTTGCACAGGTTGCTCCACTGCAGTCCATTAGCGGAATTCACGTTCCATCCGCGAAAACCAACGACAAGGGATTCCTCTACATTTCCGGCAGCTACTCCATGATTAGCGATGGAAATCCCCTGAGCATTGGAGGCATCTATACAGACAACGTAGGGAACCAGGTGGAACTGAACAGCAAGGCGCCCTCCAATGACGAAAACTTCTACGTCAGCTTTTCCCCTCTGGACAACTTCGAATTTGGTCTAGATGTACCCGTACACTATGACGGAGAAATCAACGGAACAACGTTGGACGGTTTTGCGCTGGGTGATATGGAGCTGACGGCCAAATGGTCCATCAACGCCTTCGAACGAATCATATTCGGTGTAAGCGGTGAATTTCTTCTGCCTACAGGGTCAAAAAACAAGGGTTTCAGACCTAGGCACAGCTGGCACATCAATTTCGACGAGGAATCCTACGCCTATACTGCAGGAAACTGGGGTATTGGTGCAAATTTGCACCTGTCTGCAGAGCTTAACAAGTACCTCACCCTCAATTCCTACGCAGGCGTATTGAAGATTCACGACAATCTGGAGAACTACATCCTGTGGGGTGCAGGCCTGGTCATTACCCCCATCAAGCTGGTGAGCATCAATCTTGAAGTTTCCGGGGAAACGCCCATCAAGATGCATGACGTTCTGGATTACATCCGCAGCAGCCCACTGCGCATGACGCCAGCCATGAGACTGAACCTCCCCAACTACACCTACTTGACTATTTCCAGCGACGTGGGCATTAACTATTTCAAGGATTATAAGAAGTTCGGACGAAACATCCTGCTGAAATCCGGCGACAACGAAATGCACTTTCAGGTCGCTGGAACGCCCGACATAAGCATTGCGGTTACTGCAAGCAAGATGTTCAACTTGAGCTGGAGCGATAGTGACGGCGATGGCGTCATCGACCGCAAGGATCTTTGCTCAAACACCGCTCCCGGCATGGCGGTGAACTCCCGCGGCTGCCCTGTGGACGAAGACCAGGATGGAGTCATGAACATCGTGGACTTGTGCCTTGGAACCATGCGCGGCCTGGCTGTGGACTTCAACGGCTGCCCGCTGGACCTGGACCACGACGGCGTCTACGATTATATGGACAAATGCCTGGACACACCCGAAGGCTTTGCCGTCGATGGAGATGGCTGCACCAAGGATTCCGACCATGACGGCGTCGACGACAATAACGACAAGTGCCCCAATTCCAGACCCGGAGAAAAGTCCGACGAATTCGGCTGCTCCCTGGACACGGACCACGATGGCGTTACCAATGACAAGGACCAGTGTCCCGACACTCCCGAAGGCATATCCATCGACGACGTAGGCTGCCCGCTAGATTTTGACAAGGACGGTGTCCCCAACGATTTTGACAAGTGCCCGGATTCTGAACCAGGCGAAAAAGTGAACAGCTGGGGCTGCCCCTCCGACATGGATGAAGACGGTGTTCCTGACGCAAAGGACTCTTGCCCGGACACTCCCAAGGGAATGACCGTAGATGAAACTGGTTGCCGTCTTGACCAGGATAAGGACGGCATCTTCGACGAAGACGACAAGTGTGCGAATACTCCTGAAGGGGCGCCTGTAGACAAGTACGGCTGCCCCACGGATTCCGATGGCGATGGCGTTCCCGACTGGGCGGACCACTGCATGGGATCCCTCCCCACGGTTAAGACCGACGAAAACGGATGTCCCCTGAACAGCAAGCTGAACTTCAACGACATCGCCAAGCGAGTGCGTTTTAAATCCAGGGACTCCGTGCTGTATAACTCCAGCTACACCGCACTGAACGACATTGTGGCCTACATGCGCGAATACCCCATTGGACTTATGATCCAGTGTATTGTAGACGACGACTTTGATGACACCGCCCGACTGGCCCGCCAGAGAATGGAGACCATCCTGAATTATCTTATCGACAAGGGAATCAGGAAGGAGCGCATCTTCATCCAGGAAGACAAGGAAAGAGATGTTGACACCAATAAAAAAGGAAAGACCGGAGTCATTAGCCTTACACCTGTAGTGATGCAGGACGATAATTTGCTAAATTAA
- a CDS encoding ankyrin repeat domain-containing protein: MKKKFLTLLAAAGLMFSMTACDDKLDTSDPSSVRKYLTKQKIAFTPNQFVAYAAAGDTAMMTLFLQGTFEIDAPTESGNNAVAIAANKGNMTVLNYLFDHGAKANIRNSRGEAVLDNAVSMGNKEIVARIMEQLKKEGVDPQTMSTAVLLAAKTGKAEMIEVLADGGAPLEVRAADGYMPIHWAAKEGNYDALVALIKRGVDVNVKCGQGYSVLDWATNAGWTRLIKEIKKAGGKITPKYLKDSKAK; this comes from the coding sequence ATGAAGAAGAAATTTTTGACCCTTTTGGCTGCTGCTGGTTTGATGTTTTCTATGACCGCTTGTGATGACAAGCTGGACACCAGCGATCCGTCCTCTGTCCGTAAGTACCTGACCAAGCAGAAGATTGCCTTTACCCCGAACCAGTTTGTCGCATACGCAGCTGCAGGTGATACTGCCATGATGACCCTGTTCCTCCAGGGCACTTTTGAAATTGACGCACCCACCGAAAGCGGTAACAATGCGGTGGCAATTGCTGCAAACAAGGGCAACATGACTGTCCTGAACTACCTCTTTGACCACGGTGCAAAGGCCAACATCCGTAACAGCCGCGGCGAAGCCGTTCTTGATAACGCCGTTTCCATGGGCAACAAGGAAATTGTCGCCCGCATCATGGAACAGCTGAAGAAGGAAGGCGTTGATCCTCAGACTATGTCTACCGCAGTTCTTCTGGCTGCAAAGACTGGCAAGGCCGAAATGATCGAAGTCCTGGCAGACGGCGGTGCTCCTCTTGAAGTCCGCGCTGCAGATGGCTACATGCCGATCCACTGGGCTGCCAAGGAAGGTAACTACGATGCTCTCGTCGCCCTCATCAAGCGCGGTGTCGATGTTAACGTAAAGTGCGGCCAGGGCTACTCTGTTCTTGACTGGGCTACCAATGCCGGTTGGACCCGCTTGATCAAGGAAATCAAGAAGGCCGGCGGTAAGATTACCCCGAAATATTTGAAAGATTCCAAGGCAAAGTAG
- a CDS encoding lipopolysaccharide assembly protein LapB gives MLSRLLAVITLGAVASFAAEDYFFKANELYDQGKFKEAVPLYRAAIDEGRYEPFAWFNLGNAMVQLDRKQVALVAYKRTVELLPNFEKAWMLMGDIYYLAGDAGEAIAAYNRAVELGVESDHVHFALAECFMKGRDWTLAQKNFERALQLNPDRMDAWYGLAEVYEKLGDYEYAIKTLQNALQMTATAGADVHFTLAYYYRSMDSTRQALNEMENGLLMDPENVSARRYLAQMYVKQESPWMAIFTLEEGLRHQKGKADLNLDLGQIYFNQKRYDEAFECYMKAWLAGNSQGRIGAENVGHVFTNAGETEKAESLYKRIREKK, from the coding sequence TTGTTAAGTAGACTGCTTGCTGTTATTACTTTGGGTGCCGTCGCGTCCTTTGCAGCCGAAGATTATTTCTTCAAGGCCAACGAACTTTATGACCAGGGCAAGTTCAAGGAAGCGGTGCCCCTGTATCGTGCCGCCATTGACGAAGGTCGTTATGAACCTTTCGCCTGGTTCAATCTCGGGAATGCCATGGTCCAGCTGGATCGTAAACAGGTTGCCTTGGTGGCTTACAAGCGTACCGTGGAGCTGTTGCCGAATTTCGAGAAGGCCTGGATGCTTATGGGTGACATCTATTACCTGGCTGGGGATGCGGGGGAGGCCATTGCCGCCTACAACCGCGCCGTGGAACTGGGTGTAGAATCGGACCATGTCCATTTTGCTCTGGCGGAATGTTTCATGAAGGGTCGCGACTGGACTCTCGCACAGAAAAATTTTGAACGAGCCCTCCAGCTGAACCCGGACCGTATGGATGCCTGGTATGGCCTAGCCGAAGTCTACGAGAAGTTGGGCGATTATGAATACGCCATTAAGACTTTGCAGAACGCCTTGCAGATGACTGCGACAGCAGGCGCTGACGTTCACTTTACGCTGGCCTATTATTATCGCAGTATGGATTCCACCCGTCAGGCGCTGAACGAAATGGAAAACGGCCTGCTTATGGATCCCGAGAATGTTTCCGCCCGCCGCTACCTGGCTCAGATGTATGTCAAGCAGGAATCTCCCTGGATGGCGATTTTCACTCTGGAAGAAGGCTTGCGTCATCAGAAGGGTAAGGCTGATTTAAATCTTGATTTGGGTCAGATTTATTTTAACCAGAAACGTTACGACGAAGCCTTTGAATGCTACATGAAGGCCTGGCTTGCCGGAAATTCCCAGGGTCGCATCGGTGCCGAAAATGTAGGCCACGTCTTTACTAACGCGGGGGAGACCGAAAAGGCCGAAAGCCTTTACAAGCGCATCCGCGAGAAGAAATAG